A region of Streptomyces halobius DNA encodes the following proteins:
- the ligD gene encoding non-homologous end-joining DNA ligase, translating to MRTKDDIRVGGRTVAVSKPDKELFPDDGITKAELVDFYRTVSRPMLTHLRGRPLAMERHPDGYGGKSFFHKDVPDYFPDWIHQEEIAKEDGTVTMAVCDDAATLAYLANQACITPHPWLSRVDRLYCPDRLIFDLDPPGDDFEIVRWTARKLGDLLTTELGLRPAVMTTGSRGLHLVQLLDRRTDFDTTRAFARQAADLLAARHPDTLTTEARKNKRRGRLYLDTQRNAYAQTSVAPYAVRARPHAPVATPLEWDELDDRRIGPQHWTLRTIPDRLSEHGDPWKGLSRCRRSLGPAQRRLDALVQEDAS from the coding sequence GTGCGTACGAAGGACGACATCCGTGTCGGGGGACGAACGGTTGCGGTATCCAAGCCGGACAAGGAGCTCTTCCCCGACGACGGGATCACCAAGGCCGAACTGGTCGACTTCTACCGCACCGTCTCCCGCCCGATGCTGACCCATCTGCGCGGACGGCCGCTGGCCATGGAACGCCACCCCGACGGGTATGGCGGGAAATCGTTCTTCCACAAGGACGTTCCCGACTACTTCCCGGACTGGATCCACCAAGAGGAGATCGCCAAAGAGGACGGGACCGTCACGATGGCGGTGTGCGACGACGCCGCCACCCTCGCCTACCTCGCCAACCAGGCGTGCATCACCCCGCACCCCTGGCTGAGCCGCGTCGACCGCCTCTACTGCCCCGACCGCCTGATCTTCGACCTCGACCCCCCGGGCGACGACTTCGAGATCGTGCGCTGGACCGCCCGGAAGCTGGGAGACCTCCTCACCACGGAACTCGGACTGCGGCCCGCCGTGATGACCACGGGCTCACGCGGCCTGCACCTCGTACAGCTGCTGGACCGGCGCACCGACTTCGACACCACACGCGCCTTCGCCCGCCAGGCCGCCGACCTCCTCGCCGCCCGGCACCCCGACACACTGACGACCGAGGCACGCAAGAACAAGCGCCGCGGCCGCCTCTACCTGGACACCCAGCGCAACGCCTACGCCCAGACCTCGGTAGCCCCCTACGCCGTCCGGGCCCGCCCGCACGCCCCGGTGGCCACCCCGCTCGAGTGGGACGAACTCGACGACCGCCGGATCGGCCCGCAGCACTGGACCCTGCGCACCATCCCCGACCGCCTGTCCGAACACGGCGACCCCTGGAAGGGGCTGAGCCGCTGCAGACGCTCCCTGGGACCGGCCCAGCGCAGACTCGACGCCCTCGTCCAGGAAGACGCCTCCTGA
- the qcrB gene encoding cytochrome bc1 complex cytochrome b subunit gives MFFGKDAQRFSGRLRRATERSFHRLDDRLPAASAGKLLRKAFPDHWAFLLGELALHSLIVLVLTGVFLTLFFDPGMSESTYDGSYAPLRGTRMTAAYASTLAISVDVRGGLFIRQIHHWAALTFVAAIGMHMLRIFFTGAFRRPREGNWAIGVTLFLLALLEGFCGYSLPDDLLSGTGLRTANTIMGSIPIVGTYLSFFAFGGEFPGHEIIPRLYVLHILLVPGILIALVTLHLILVVHLKHTQWRGPGRTNKNVMGQPMVPQWLAKSTGLFFIVTAVFAILGALGQINPVWNYGPYHADQVSTNAQPDWYVGFLEGALRLMPPWETNLWGHTIMWNVFIPAVVLPGLLFAVLYAYPFFERWVTADRGELHLCDRPREQHTRTGLGVAAISFYAVLLLAGGNDVIAFVFDLSLNTLTWVLRVAVVVLPPLAFMVTKWLCLALQHRDRDRLVEGDETGDVQQSVYGDLSEGRRPLPAPERYTLLARKTQLPLKPREEPVGTLSWRRRLQLSLSRWYYRDQVELPFVQEQQE, from the coding sequence ATGTTCTTCGGGAAGGACGCACAACGATTCAGCGGCCGGCTGCGTCGCGCCACCGAGAGAAGCTTCCACCGGCTGGACGATAGACTGCCGGCAGCCTCGGCCGGCAAACTCCTGCGCAAGGCATTTCCCGACCACTGGGCCTTTCTGTTGGGCGAGTTGGCGCTTCACAGCCTTATCGTGCTGGTGCTCACCGGCGTCTTCTTGACCCTGTTCTTCGACCCGGGCATGAGTGAGAGCACGTACGACGGATCTTACGCTCCCTTGCGCGGCACCCGGATGACAGCAGCGTACGCTTCCACCCTAGCGATCAGCGTCGACGTACGCGGCGGACTTTTCATCAGGCAGATCCACCACTGGGCGGCGCTCACGTTCGTGGCCGCCATCGGGATGCACATGCTGCGCATTTTCTTCACGGGGGCCTTCCGACGCCCCCGCGAGGGGAACTGGGCAATCGGTGTGACGCTCTTCCTCCTGGCCTTGCTGGAAGGGTTCTGCGGATACTCACTGCCGGACGATCTGCTTTCCGGCACCGGACTGCGCACCGCGAACACCATCATGGGATCCATTCCTATCGTGGGAACATACCTCTCGTTCTTCGCCTTCGGTGGTGAGTTTCCCGGTCACGAAATCATCCCGCGCCTCTATGTTCTACACATTCTGCTCGTGCCCGGAATCCTGATCGCGCTTGTGACTCTCCATCTCATTCTGGTAGTACATCTCAAACATACGCAGTGGCGAGGTCCCGGCAGAACAAACAAGAATGTGATGGGGCAGCCGATGGTCCCGCAATGGCTCGCCAAGTCCACCGGACTCTTCTTCATCGTTACCGCCGTCTTCGCCATCCTCGGTGCGCTCGGCCAGATCAACCCAGTGTGGAACTACGGCCCGTACCACGCCGATCAGGTATCCACCAATGCCCAACCCGACTGGTACGTGGGTTTCCTCGAAGGCGCACTGCGTCTTATGCCTCCCTGGGAAACGAACCTGTGGGGGCACACCATCATGTGGAACGTCTTCATTCCCGCTGTCGTTCTTCCGGGTCTCCTCTTCGCCGTGTTGTACGCGTATCCATTCTTCGAGAGATGGGTAACCGCTGACCGCGGTGAACTGCATCTGTGCGACCGACCGCGTGAGCAGCACACGCGTACCGGTCTTGGCGTTGCGGCCATCTCTTTTTACGCAGTGCTGCTTCTGGCCGGTGGGAATGATGTCATCGCCTTCGTCTTCGATTTGTCGCTCAACACTCTGACCTGGGTACTGCGGGTGGCAGTGGTGGTGCTCCCACCGTTGGCTTTCATGGTCACCAAGTGGCTTTGCCTGGCCTTGCAGCACCGTGACCGGGATCGCTTGGTCGAAGGGGATGAAACTGGTGATGTCCAGCAGTCCGTTTATGGCGATCTGAGTGAGGGGCGACGCCCGCTGCCGGCCCCGGAGCGTTATACGCTGCTTGCTCGCAAGACGCAGCTTCCCCTCAAACCGCGCGAGGAACCTGTCGGAACCCTTTCGTGGCGCCGACGATTGCAGCTGTCATTGAGTCGCTGGTACTACCGTGACCAGGTGGAGTTGCCCTTCGTGCAAGAACAGCAGGAGTAG
- the ligD gene encoding non-homologous end-joining DNA ligase produces MNAAGLLEDLSARERAALRAVAQPRTVRPMLATLTEDYFSDPGWIFERKLDGERCLGFRDGDRARLSSRSGEDLTDTYPEVAEALAGQSCDDFVVDGEIAAFAGTRTSFARLQQRMGVHDPDEARSSPVAVTYYVFDLLHLDGHDVTSLPLRSRKALLRRALAFRAPLRFTNHRNTTGEAYLRQACRWGWEWLIAKRADSRYAPRRTPDWLKFKCGQGQELVIGGFTEPAGSRIGFGALLVGYYEGDRLRYAGKVGTGYDRKTLAELRERLDGLECERQPFAGGAVRERGAHWVRPELVAEIVFTEWTDDGKLRHPRFVGLRTDKPAEQVVREKPKERQ; encoded by the coding sequence GTGAACGCAGCTGGTTTGTTGGAGGACCTGTCCGCGCGAGAGCGCGCCGCGCTCCGTGCCGTCGCGCAGCCACGCACCGTGCGGCCGATGCTCGCGACGCTGACCGAGGACTACTTCTCCGATCCCGGATGGATCTTCGAGCGCAAACTGGACGGGGAGCGGTGCCTGGGCTTCCGTGACGGCGACCGGGCACGGCTGTCCTCCCGCAGCGGGGAGGACCTCACGGACACCTATCCCGAGGTTGCCGAGGCCCTCGCCGGGCAGAGCTGCGACGACTTCGTCGTCGACGGCGAGATCGCCGCCTTCGCCGGCACCCGCACCAGCTTCGCCCGGCTGCAACAGCGTATGGGCGTCCATGATCCCGACGAGGCCCGTAGCAGCCCGGTCGCGGTGACGTATTACGTCTTCGACCTGTTGCACCTGGACGGCCACGACGTCACCTCCCTGCCGCTGCGCAGCCGCAAGGCGCTGCTGCGCCGCGCTCTCGCCTTTCGCGCTCCGCTCCGGTTCACCAACCACCGCAACACCACCGGGGAGGCATACCTGCGCCAGGCGTGCAGATGGGGCTGGGAGTGGCTGATCGCCAAGCGGGCGGACAGTCGGTACGCGCCGAGACGAACGCCGGACTGGCTGAAGTTCAAGTGTGGGCAGGGACAGGAGCTGGTGATCGGCGGCTTCACCGAGCCGGCGGGCAGCCGCATCGGCTTCGGCGCGCTGCTCGTCGGCTACTACGAAGGCGACCGGCTTCGCTACGCGGGCAAGGTCGGCACCGGATACGACCGTAAGACCCTGGCCGAGCTGCGCGAACGGCTGGACGGGTTGGAGTGCGAGCGGCAGCCGTTCGCCGGTGGCGCGGTCCGCGAACGCGGCGCGCACTGGGTGCGGCCCGAACTCGTCGCCGAGATCGTCTTCACCGAGTGGACCGACGACGGCAAGCTGCGCCATCCCCGCTTCGTCGGCCTGCGGACCGACAAGCCCGCTGAGCAGGTCGTACGGGAGAAGCCCAAGGAAAGACAGTGA
- the ctaD gene encoding aa3-type cytochrome oxidase subunit I, which translates to MAEVAAADRPVSQKDRSRPGRVLLRWLTTTDHKVIGNLYLVTAFGFFLLAGVLAMLMRAELARPGTQLFSNEQYNQLFTIHGTIMMLLFATPMFAGFANAVMPLQIGSPDVAFPRLNAFTYWVFLLGGLMVVSGFIIPGGAASFGWFAYAPLNGAVFSPGKGGDLWTMGLAVAGLSTILGSVNFITTIVCLRAPGMTMFRMPIFTWNILFTSILALLAFPVLTAALLALEADRKFGSHIFDPANGGALLWQHLFWFFGHPEVYIVALPFFGVITEIIPVFSRKPIFGYVGMVGATIAITMLSASVWAHHMFATGGALLPFFAALSFLIAVPTGVKFFNWIGTMWHGSLSFETPMLWSVGFLVSFLLGGLSGVLIASPPLDFHVTDSYFIVAHLHYVLFGTVVFAMFGGFYFWWPKWTGKMLDERLGKIHFWTLFIGFQGTFLVQHWLGEIGMPRRYADYLAADGFTLLNTVSSVSSFLLGASTLPFLYNVWRTARYAPKVHVDDPWGFGRSLEWATSCPPPLHNFYTLPRVRSDSPTFDLHHPEVVAGVPAYSPVSDSEKSDTPTPDTMGE; encoded by the coding sequence ATGGCTGAGGTTGCGGCGGCGGATCGGCCCGTATCACAAAAGGATCGGTCGCGACCCGGACGAGTCCTCCTGAGGTGGCTCACTACGACCGATCACAAAGTAATCGGCAACCTGTATTTGGTCACTGCATTCGGCTTCTTCCTGCTTGCCGGAGTGTTGGCCATGCTGATGCGGGCGGAGCTGGCCCGGCCTGGCACTCAGCTGTTCTCGAACGAGCAGTACAATCAGCTTTTCACCATTCACGGCACCATTATGATGCTGCTTTTTGCGACTCCTATGTTCGCGGGCTTCGCGAATGCGGTGATGCCGCTTCAGATTGGCTCCCCGGATGTCGCATTTCCGCGCCTCAATGCCTTTACTTACTGGGTCTTTCTGCTGGGCGGCCTCATGGTGGTGTCGGGCTTTATCATTCCCGGCGGGGCGGCCTCGTTCGGCTGGTTCGCCTATGCGCCCCTCAACGGGGCGGTGTTCTCGCCGGGAAAAGGCGGAGACCTGTGGACCATGGGGCTTGCCGTGGCGGGTCTGAGCACGATTTTGGGATCGGTTAATTTCATTACCACGATCGTGTGCCTACGGGCCCCCGGCATGACGATGTTTCGCATGCCGATCTTCACCTGGAATATCCTGTTCACTTCCATTCTTGCCCTACTGGCGTTCCCTGTGCTCACCGCCGCGCTACTCGCCCTGGAGGCGGACCGAAAGTTCGGCTCGCATATCTTTGACCCCGCGAACGGGGGCGCGTTGCTGTGGCAGCACCTGTTCTGGTTCTTCGGCCATCCGGAGGTGTACATCGTGGCTCTACCATTTTTTGGAGTGATTACAGAAATCATTCCGGTCTTCAGCCGTAAACCGATCTTCGGATACGTCGGAATGGTCGGCGCCACGATTGCCATCACCATGCTTTCCGCCAGCGTGTGGGCCCATCATATGTTTGCAACCGGAGGTGCTCTTTTGCCGTTCTTCGCGGCGCTTTCCTTCCTCATCGCGGTTCCGACCGGTGTGAAGTTCTTCAACTGGATCGGCACCATGTGGCATGGCAGCCTCTCCTTCGAGACCCCGATGCTGTGGAGTGTGGGGTTCCTCGTCTCCTTTCTGCTGGGCGGACTCAGTGGAGTGCTGATCGCCTCCCCGCCCTTGGATTTCCATGTAACGGACTCTTACTTCATCGTTGCGCATTTGCACTATGTGTTGTTCGGCACCGTCGTCTTTGCGATGTTCGGTGGATTCTATTTCTGGTGGCCCAAGTGGACCGGAAAAATGCTGGACGAAAGGCTTGGAAAGATCCATTTTTGGACGTTGTTCATCGGTTTCCAGGGAACCTTTTTGGTGCAGCACTGGCTCGGCGAGATCGGCATGCCGCGCCGATACGCCGACTATCTGGCCGCAGATGGATTCACCCTCTTGAATACGGTGTCTTCGGTGAGTTCCTTTCTGCTGGGTGCCTCTACGCTGCCCTTCTTGTACAACGTTTGGCGCACCGCCCGCTACGCGCCGAAAGTACACGTGGACGACCCCTGGGGTTTCGGTCGGTCTTTGGAGTGGGCGACTTCTTGCCCACCGCCCCTCCACAACTTCTATACATTGCCGCGTGTCCGCTCCGACTCACCCACGTTCGACCTGCATCATCCAGAGGTGGTTGCCGGCGTCCCGGCGTACAGCCCCGTTTCCGACTCGGAGAAAAGCGACACACCCACCCCCGACACAATGGGCGAATAG
- a CDS encoding zinc-dependent alcohol dehydrogenase: MRALTWHGKRDVRVDTVPDPEITEPTDIIVRITSTGICGSDLHLYEILGPYLEPGDILGHEPMGIVEEVGSQVTAVSVGDRVVVPFNISCGTCWMCGQGLHSQCETTQVTERGMGAALFGYSKLYGQVPGGQAELLRVPFGDKLPIKVPHGPPDQRYVYLSDVLPTAWQSVAYADIPSGGSVTVLGLGPIGDMAARIALHQGASLVIGVDLVPERLARARDRGVHTIDLNEHGTNVGEEVRRLTAGRGTDAVIEAVGMEAHGAPLVRAAQNIAGRLPDAIGERLMDRVGVDRMTAFNTAVDVVRRGGTISLIGVYGGSVDPVPMAGLFDKQIQLRMGQANVKRWVDDIMPLLDDEDVLGVDSFATHTLPLEEGPQAYKTFQAKEDGMVKAVLTP, translated from the coding sequence ATGAGGGCCCTGACCTGGCACGGCAAGCGCGACGTACGCGTCGACACGGTCCCCGACCCGGAGATCACGGAGCCGACCGACATCATCGTGCGTATCACCTCTACCGGCATCTGCGGCTCGGACCTGCACCTGTACGAGATCCTCGGCCCCTACCTCGAACCCGGTGACATCCTCGGTCACGAACCGATGGGCATCGTCGAGGAGGTCGGGTCCCAGGTCACGGCGGTATCGGTCGGCGACCGGGTCGTCGTGCCGTTCAACATCTCCTGCGGCACCTGTTGGATGTGTGGCCAGGGGCTCCACTCCCAGTGCGAGACCACCCAGGTCACCGAGCGTGGGATGGGCGCCGCGCTCTTCGGGTACTCCAAGCTCTACGGCCAAGTACCCGGCGGACAGGCCGAGTTGTTGCGGGTTCCGTTCGGCGACAAGCTGCCCATCAAGGTGCCGCACGGCCCGCCGGACCAACGGTACGTCTACCTCTCCGATGTCCTGCCCACCGCCTGGCAGTCCGTCGCCTACGCCGACATCCCGTCGGGCGGATCCGTCACCGTGCTCGGACTCGGCCCCATCGGCGATATGGCCGCCCGTATCGCCCTGCATCAGGGGGCGAGCCTGGTCATCGGCGTCGATCTCGTCCCCGAACGCCTCGCCCGAGCGCGTGACCGTGGCGTGCACACCATCGATCTGAACGAGCACGGCACGAACGTGGGGGAGGAGGTCCGCCGGCTCACCGCAGGGCGCGGCACCGACGCCGTCATCGAGGCGGTCGGCATGGAGGCGCATGGCGCTCCGCTGGTGAGAGCTGCTCAGAACATCGCCGGGCGGCTGCCCGACGCGATCGGGGAGAGGCTGATGGACCGTGTCGGCGTGGACAGGATGACGGCGTTCAACACGGCTGTCGATGTCGTCCGCCGCGGCGGCACGATCTCCCTCATCGGCGTCTACGGCGGGTCCGTCGACCCGGTTCCGATGGCCGGCCTCTTCGACAAACAGATTCAGCTGCGCATGGGGCAGGCCAACGTCAAACGGTGGGTCGACGACATCATGCCGCTCCTCGACGACGAGGACGTCCTCGGTGTGGACAGCTTCGCGACCCACACGCTGCCTCTTGAGGAAGGCCCCCAGGCGTACAAGACCTTTCAGGCGAAGGAAGACGGCATGGTCAAGGCCGTGCTCACGCCCTGA
- a CDS encoding type 1 glutamine amidotransferase domain-containing protein — protein MQIAFLVAPQGVEEIELTEPWQAVLDSGDTPHLISTRPDDIQAYDHLEKADTFPVDRTVGAAKVGDYVGLVLPGGVANPDALRMDKAAVKFVKGFFDAGKPVAAICHAPWTLIEADVVRGRTLTSWPSLQTDIRNAGGTWVDEQVKVCTARPNTLITSRKPGDLEAFCSTFLSEFSQAVQRV, from the coding sequence ATGCAGATTGCTTTCTTGGTAGCGCCTCAGGGTGTAGAGGAGATCGAACTCACCGAGCCTTGGCAGGCCGTTCTCGACTCAGGAGACACTCCGCACCTGATCTCCACCCGCCCCGACGACATTCAGGCTTATGACCACCTGGAAAAGGCCGATACCTTCCCTGTGGACCGGACTGTGGGTGCGGCGAAAGTGGGTGACTACGTCGGCCTGGTGCTGCCCGGCGGCGTCGCCAACCCCGATGCCCTGCGTATGGACAAGGCAGCGGTGAAATTCGTCAAGGGCTTCTTTGATGCGGGCAAACCCGTCGCGGCCATCTGCCATGCCCCCTGGACGCTCATCGAGGCCGACGTCGTACGGGGCCGCACGCTCACTTCCTGGCCCAGCCTGCAGACCGACATCCGTAATGCCGGGGGCACCTGGGTCGACGAACAGGTCAAAGTGTGCACAGCACGCCCCAACACACTCATCACCAGCCGAAAGCCCGGTGATCTGGAGGCTTTCTGCAGCACCTTCCTCTCCGAGTTCTCACAGGCAGTACAGCGAGTTTGA
- a CDS encoding DUF6131 family protein codes for MIVLGVILLVIGFVTGITVLWTIGIVLTVVGAALWVLGSVGHPFAGRRHYW; via the coding sequence GTGATCGTTCTCGGAGTCATTTTGCTTGTCATCGGGTTCGTGACCGGTATAACCGTCCTGTGGACGATCGGGATTGTTCTCACGGTAGTCGGGGCCGCCCTGTGGGTCCTTGGTTCGGTGGGCCACCCGTTCGCCGGCCGAAGGCACTACTGGTAG
- the ctaF gene encoding aa3-type cytochrome oxidase subunit IV encodes MKIETYLFGGVALFFAVTALGYAWWSELEPVGTAALIVSFLMSALIFVYFGVQRHKHGSRPEDHKTAEIQQRSGPVDFFPPRSIYPFLTALGYSVGALGVVFGAWLFLIGVGLVAGSIFGFVFQYAERES; translated from the coding sequence GTGAAGATTGAAACCTATCTCTTCGGCGGCGTCGCACTGTTCTTCGCCGTAACCGCCCTCGGCTACGCGTGGTGGTCCGAACTGGAACCGGTCGGCACCGCCGCGCTCATCGTGTCCTTCCTCATGTCGGCCCTCATCTTTGTCTATTTCGGCGTGCAACGGCACAAGCACGGTTCCCGTCCGGAAGACCACAAGACTGCCGAGATCCAGCAGCGGTCGGGTCCGGTCGACTTTTTTCCGCCACGCAGCATCTATCCGTTTCTGACCGCGCTCGGATACTCCGTCGGAGCCCTCGGCGTCGTATTCGGCGCGTGGCTCTTTCTGATCGGTGTGGGCCTGGTGGCCGGTAGTATCTTCGGCTTCGTCTTCCAGTACGCGGAACGCGAAAGCTGA
- a CDS encoding aminotransferase class I/II-fold pyridoxal phosphate-dependent enzyme, translated as MSPDHSEAPVLEALVQYHASGRVPFSPPGHKQARGADPRVRDVLGDAVFHGDVLAVGGLDDRRTRGKDLERAEKLMADAVHASHTFFSTCGSSLSVKAAMLSVARPHEELLIGRDAHKSVVSGLILAGIRPVWVDPRWDAGRHLAHPPSADDFDRAFAAHPDAKGALVTSPTPYGSCADLRSIADTCHRRNRPLIVDEAWGAHLPFHPDLPTWAMDAGADVCVTGIHKMGSGLEEGSVFHLQGDLIDPGLLKTRADLLGTTSPSVLIHAGLDGWRRQMAQHGRDLMDRALALAARVRAAIEEIDGLHVHDRADFCGPGLADDLDPLPVVIDVIGLDTAGYRVADWLREHRNIDVHLSDHRRINTQLTHADDHETTDALLEALRAVSAAAPDLRPSPVVNVPAPQDLRLKQSCLPRDAFFGPVEDVPVQHAAGRVAAEMLTPYPPGIPTVLPGELLTGPVLEYLRSGIEAGMNLPDAVDTRFNTVRVLAETDGRT; from the coding sequence ATGTCTCCTGATCACAGCGAAGCGCCCGTGCTGGAAGCTCTCGTCCAGTACCACGCATCGGGACGGGTGCCGTTCAGCCCTCCCGGCCACAAACAGGCGCGAGGTGCCGATCCGCGGGTCCGTGACGTGCTGGGCGACGCAGTGTTCCACGGAGATGTCCTGGCTGTCGGCGGCCTGGATGACCGGCGTACCCGGGGCAAGGACCTCGAACGTGCCGAGAAGTTGATGGCCGACGCGGTCCACGCCTCTCACACGTTCTTCTCGACCTGTGGGAGTTCCCTGTCGGTGAAGGCCGCCATGCTCTCCGTCGCGCGCCCTCACGAAGAGCTGCTGATCGGCCGGGATGCGCACAAGTCCGTCGTCTCCGGTCTGATTCTCGCCGGCATCCGTCCCGTCTGGGTGGACCCCCGGTGGGACGCCGGCCGTCACCTGGCGCACCCACCGTCCGCCGACGACTTCGACAGGGCTTTTGCCGCTCACCCGGACGCGAAAGGTGCCCTGGTCACCAGCCCGACCCCGTATGGAAGCTGCGCGGATCTCCGGTCCATCGCGGACACCTGCCACCGCCGGAACCGCCCACTGATCGTGGATGAGGCGTGGGGCGCACATCTGCCCTTCCATCCCGATCTGCCCACGTGGGCCATGGACGCGGGTGCGGATGTCTGTGTGACCGGCATCCACAAAATGGGCAGCGGCCTGGAGGAGGGCTCCGTCTTCCATCTGCAGGGCGACCTGATCGACCCGGGCCTGCTGAAGACCCGCGCCGACCTGCTCGGTACGACCAGCCCCTCCGTGCTGATCCACGCCGGGCTCGACGGCTGGCGCCGTCAGATGGCCCAGCACGGCCGGGACCTCATGGACCGTGCCCTGGCTCTGGCGGCACGGGTAAGGGCGGCGATCGAGGAGATCGATGGTCTGCACGTCCACGACCGCGCGGATTTCTGCGGTCCCGGGTTGGCGGACGACCTGGATCCGCTTCCTGTCGTCATTGACGTCATCGGACTCGATACGGCGGGATACCGGGTGGCGGACTGGCTGCGCGAACACCGGAACATCGACGTGCATCTTTCCGACCACCGCCGCATCAACACCCAGCTCACCCACGCCGACGACCATGAGACGACGGACGCCCTGCTGGAGGCGCTGCGGGCGGTTTCCGCCGCAGCGCCGGACCTCCGCCCCAGCCCCGTGGTCAACGTGCCCGCGCCCCAAGACCTACGGCTGAAGCAGAGTTGCCTGCCCCGCGACGCCTTCTTCGGGCCCGTGGAGGACGTCCCCGTGCAGCACGCCGCTGGCCGCGTGGCGGCCGAGATGCTGACGCCCTATCCGCCTGGCATCCCCACCGTCCTGCCGGGTGAACTGCTCACCGGACCCGTGCTGGAGTACTTGCGTTCAGGGATCGAGGCAGGCATGAACCTGCCCGATGCCGTCGACACCCGGTTCAACACCGTCAGGGTCCTGGCGGAGACCGACGGACGAACGTAG
- a CDS encoding DUF6980 family protein has product MDWHCDTHTDPFACPDALVGFSAKFQEYGLIVHDGAPRASSPSSARGVVGACPNHR; this is encoded by the coding sequence CTGGACTGGCACTGTGACACCCACACCGACCCGTTCGCCTGCCCGGACGCGCTCGTTGGCTTCAGCGCGAAGTTCCAGGAGTACGGGCTGATCGTCCACGACGGGGCACCTCGCGCATCGTCACCCTCTTCTGCCCGTGGCGTGGTCGGCGCCTGCCCGAATCACAGATAG
- a CDS encoding SDR family NAD(P)-dependent oxidoreductase: protein MRVFPAVPSIEGLTAVVTGGSRGLGLLMARQLQRRGCDVVLLARNEVELGRAVDKLRQAGGDGSVRGVACDVRNREAVRDRFDEIAGDNGRLDIAIANAGIIQVGPADALGIEGFHDAMDSIFNGALNTAFAALPYLRNSPAGGRLALIGSVGGLLAVPHLLPYSCAKSAVAALAEGLQAEEAPHDVTITGVHPGLMRTGSHLHAHFGGDRRREYAWFQVLAGAPILSMNAERAAACIVSALQRRRPRVVLTPAAKLGAIAHGVAPVTTTRLTSALGRMLPRGGDGEMAEGFRIEAEDQPPAHKLRRMLGVLNERAADQFNQRGATHGTN from the coding sequence ATGCGTGTGTTTCCCGCCGTCCCTTCGATAGAAGGGCTTACCGCTGTGGTTACCGGCGGCTCGCGAGGGCTGGGGTTGCTGATGGCGCGCCAACTACAGCGACGCGGTTGTGATGTCGTGTTGTTGGCCCGGAATGAGGTCGAACTCGGCAGGGCCGTGGACAAGCTCAGACAGGCGGGCGGTGATGGCTCGGTACGCGGTGTGGCGTGCGATGTGCGGAACAGAGAGGCTGTTCGTGATCGCTTCGATGAGATCGCCGGAGACAACGGCAGGCTGGATATCGCCATCGCCAATGCTGGAATCATCCAGGTCGGCCCCGCGGACGCACTCGGCATCGAGGGCTTCCACGACGCCATGGACTCCATTTTCAATGGTGCGCTCAACACCGCTTTCGCCGCTCTCCCCTACCTCCGGAACAGCCCGGCCGGCGGCAGACTGGCTCTCATCGGGTCGGTCGGCGGCCTGCTGGCCGTACCTCATCTGCTGCCATATTCCTGCGCGAAATCGGCGGTCGCCGCGCTCGCCGAGGGGCTCCAGGCGGAGGAGGCTCCGCACGACGTCACCATTACCGGGGTCCACCCGGGATTGATGCGGACCGGATCACATCTTCATGCCCACTTCGGTGGCGACAGGCGTCGCGAGTACGCGTGGTTCCAGGTGCTGGCCGGCGCCCCCATCCTGTCGATGAATGCCGAGCGGGCAGCCGCGTGCATTGTGTCCGCGCTGCAACGGCGGCGACCACGAGTCGTTCTCACCCCCGCGGCCAAGCTGGGTGCCATTGCGCACGGCGTGGCACCGGTGACAACCACCCGGCTGACATCGGCACTGGGGCGTATGCTGCCCCGCGGTGGCGACGGGGAAATGGCTGAGGGCTTCAGGATCGAGGCCGAGGACCAGCCGCCGGCCCACAAGCTCCGACGCATGCTCGGGGTTCTCAACGAGCGGGCTGCCGACCAGTTCAACCAGCGGGGCGCCACTCACGGTACGAATTGA